A genomic region of Salvelinus alpinus chromosome 12, SLU_Salpinus.1, whole genome shotgun sequence contains the following coding sequences:
- the LOC139536096 gene encoding G0/G1 switch protein 2-like: METMHEIIPFAKEMLAQKPSRRMLKVYLVGTVVAFLGMVLGLVETVCQSFSSGEPLDAELVQLMAREQRALETEERRRQEEVATVSAPEQITIPRKLQQATGAHRSAGAANRLHAS, translated from the coding sequence ATGGAGACCATGCACGAAATCATCCCTTTCGCCAAGGAGATGCTGGCGCAAAAGCCTAGCCGCCGTATGCTGAAGGTGTACCTTGTGGGCACCGTGGTGGCCTTCTTGGGCATGGTTCTGGGCCTGGTGGAAACCGTCTGCCAGTCCTTCTCCTCCGGAGAGCCGCTGGACGCAGAGCTCGTTCAGTTGATGGCTCGGGAGCAGAGGGCACTCGAgacggaggagagaaggagacaggaggaggtggCAACAGTTTCGGCCCCAGAGCAGATCACCATACCCAGGAAGCTACAGCAGGCCACGGGAGCGCATAGAAGCGCAGGTGCAGCCAACCGACTGCACGCCTCGTAA
- the LOC139536098 gene encoding low-density lipoprotein receptor class A domain-containing protein 2-like isoform X5, which produces MIVNSHQESKKYYFVTMGTDCHFTMQAASPKDKVQFHFRFFLVYSLLRLAPQSPTSLFPESPRDLRLEPSNPVVEPRDPCHAGSYIQFYDGRDKNSPPIGPPLCGKSPPRPVLSTGNHLTLRLVTRGTQPRVDFVGDFTSFRLGFNQSACSGEPYFPCRNGKCIPMSLVCDDKGIDNCGDGSDLEDNLPSGCKGHLGQLAPAQATPPAVTPTPPVLNPPTFPMSTYRNCGTPDGVPNHDSVTDSPPYLSLLALFITLGVIAGLVLLCWCCWSPGWFLWRIIVCHFLPCCNSACAFCKLCARSCSQNKEHRLAKVSPQGQVTTNNAAMATLTTATASATTVAV; this is translated from the exons ATGATTGTCAACTCACACCAGGAGTCCAAGAAGTACTACTTTGTCACCATGGGAACAGACTGCCACTTCACTATGCAGGCTGCCTCCCCCAAGGACAAG GTACAGTTCCACTTCCGCTTCTTCCTGGTCTACAGCCTGCTTCGTTTAGCACCCCAAAGTCCCACCTCCTTGTTCCCTGAGTCCCCCCGGGACCTCCGATTAGAGCCTTCGAATCCAGTGGTGGAGCCAAGGGACCCGTGTCATGCGGGGTCATACATTCAGTTCTATGATGGGCGGGACAAGAACTCGCCTCCAATTGGGCCACCGCTGTGTGGGAAGAGCCCACCCCGTCCGGTGCTGTCCACAGGGAATCACTTGACCCTGCGTCTGGTAACCCGCGGTACCCAGCCAAGAGTGGACTTTGTGGGGGACTTTACCTCCTTCAGACTGG GTTTTAACCAATCCGCGTGCAGCGGCGAACCTTATTTCCCGTGTCGCAATGGGAAGTGTATCCCCATGAGTCTGGTGTGTGACGACAAGGGCATTGATAACTGTGGGGACGGGAGTGACCTAGAGGATAACCTGCCCTCAGGGTGCAAAGGTCACTTAG gtcAGCTGGCTCCAGCCCAAGCCACTCCCCCAGCAGTGACCCCAACCCCTCCTGTCTTAAATCCGCCAACTTTTCCCATGTCCACCTATAGGAACTGTGGCACTCCAGACGGCGTACCCAATCACGACTCAGTGACAG ACTCTCCACCCTACCTGTCCCTGCTGGCGCTCTTCATCACCCTGGGTGTGATAGCTGGTTTGGTCCTGCTGTGTTGGTGCTGCTGGTCTCCAGGCTGGTTCCTCTGGAGGATCATTGTCTGCCACTTCCTACCCTGCTGTAACTCAGCCTGTGCCTTCTGCAAGCTCTGTGCCCGAAGCTGTTCCCAGAACAAGGAGCACCGACTGGCTAAAGTTTCACCACAAGGACAGGTCACAACCAACAATGCCGCCATGGCCACCCTCACCACAGCCACGGCTAGCGCCACTACTGTCGCTGTGTAG
- the LOC139536098 gene encoding low-density lipoprotein receptor class A domain-containing protein 2-like isoform X3 — protein sequence MYGIPGINVVDFCGQNIRGNGMIVNSHQESKKYYFVTMGTDCHFTMQAASPKDKVQFHFRFFLVYSLLRLAPQSPTSLFPESPRDLRLEPSNPVVEPRDPCHAGSYIQFYDGRDKNSPPIGPPLCGKSPPRPVLSTGNHLTLRLVTRGTQPRVDFVGDFTSFRLGFNQSACSGEPYFPCRNGKCIPMSLVCDDKGIDNCGDGSDLEDNLPSGCKGHLAGQLAPAQATPPAVTPTPPVLNPPTFPMSTYRNCGTPDGVPNHDSVTDSPPYLSLLALFITLGVIAGLVLLCWCCWSPGWFLWRIIVCHFLPCCNSACAFCKLCARSCSQNKEHRLAKVSPQGQVTTNNAAMATLTTATASATTVAV from the exons TCAACGTGGTGGACTTCTGTGGCCAGAACATCCGGGGCAACGGGATGATTGTCAACTCACACCAGGAGTCCAAGAAGTACTACTTTGTCACCATGGGAACAGACTGCCACTTCACTATGCAGGCTGCCTCCCCCAAGGACAAG GTACAGTTCCACTTCCGCTTCTTCCTGGTCTACAGCCTGCTTCGTTTAGCACCCCAAAGTCCCACCTCCTTGTTCCCTGAGTCCCCCCGGGACCTCCGATTAGAGCCTTCGAATCCAGTGGTGGAGCCAAGGGACCCGTGTCATGCGGGGTCATACATTCAGTTCTATGATGGGCGGGACAAGAACTCGCCTCCAATTGGGCCACCGCTGTGTGGGAAGAGCCCACCCCGTCCGGTGCTGTCCACAGGGAATCACTTGACCCTGCGTCTGGTAACCCGCGGTACCCAGCCAAGAGTGGACTTTGTGGGGGACTTTACCTCCTTCAGACTGG GTTTTAACCAATCCGCGTGCAGCGGCGAACCTTATTTCCCGTGTCGCAATGGGAAGTGTATCCCCATGAGTCTGGTGTGTGACGACAAGGGCATTGATAACTGTGGGGACGGGAGTGACCTAGAGGATAACCTGCCCTCAGGGTGCAAAGGTCACTTAG caggtcAGCTGGCTCCAGCCCAAGCCACTCCCCCAGCAGTGACCCCAACCCCTCCTGTCTTAAATCCGCCAACTTTTCCCATGTCCACCTATAGGAACTGTGGCACTCCAGACGGCGTACCCAATCACGACTCAGTGACAG ACTCTCCACCCTACCTGTCCCTGCTGGCGCTCTTCATCACCCTGGGTGTGATAGCTGGTTTGGTCCTGCTGTGTTGGTGCTGCTGGTCTCCAGGCTGGTTCCTCTGGAGGATCATTGTCTGCCACTTCCTACCCTGCTGTAACTCAGCCTGTGCCTTCTGCAAGCTCTGTGCCCGAAGCTGTTCCCAGAACAAGGAGCACCGACTGGCTAAAGTTTCACCACAAGGACAGGTCACAACCAACAATGCCGCCATGGCCACCCTCACCACAGCCACGGCTAGCGCCACTACTGTCGCTGTGTAG
- the LOC139536098 gene encoding low-density lipoprotein receptor class A domain-containing protein 2-like isoform X4, translating into MIVNSHQESKKYYFVTMGTDCHFTMQAASPKDKVQFHFRFFLVYSLLRLAPQSPTSLFPESPRDLRLEPSNPVVEPRDPCHAGSYIQFYDGRDKNSPPIGPPLCGKSPPRPVLSTGNHLTLRLVTRGTQPRVDFVGDFTSFRLGFNQSACSGEPYFPCRNGKCIPMSLVCDDKGIDNCGDGSDLEDNLPSGCKGHLAGQLAPAQATPPAVTPTPPVLNPPTFPMSTYRNCGTPDGVPNHDSVTDSPPYLSLLALFITLGVIAGLVLLCWCCWSPGWFLWRIIVCHFLPCCNSACAFCKLCARSCSQNKEHRLAKVSPQGQVTTNNAAMATLTTATASATTVAV; encoded by the exons ATGATTGTCAACTCACACCAGGAGTCCAAGAAGTACTACTTTGTCACCATGGGAACAGACTGCCACTTCACTATGCAGGCTGCCTCCCCCAAGGACAAG GTACAGTTCCACTTCCGCTTCTTCCTGGTCTACAGCCTGCTTCGTTTAGCACCCCAAAGTCCCACCTCCTTGTTCCCTGAGTCCCCCCGGGACCTCCGATTAGAGCCTTCGAATCCAGTGGTGGAGCCAAGGGACCCGTGTCATGCGGGGTCATACATTCAGTTCTATGATGGGCGGGACAAGAACTCGCCTCCAATTGGGCCACCGCTGTGTGGGAAGAGCCCACCCCGTCCGGTGCTGTCCACAGGGAATCACTTGACCCTGCGTCTGGTAACCCGCGGTACCCAGCCAAGAGTGGACTTTGTGGGGGACTTTACCTCCTTCAGACTGG GTTTTAACCAATCCGCGTGCAGCGGCGAACCTTATTTCCCGTGTCGCAATGGGAAGTGTATCCCCATGAGTCTGGTGTGTGACGACAAGGGCATTGATAACTGTGGGGACGGGAGTGACCTAGAGGATAACCTGCCCTCAGGGTGCAAAGGTCACTTAG caggtcAGCTGGCTCCAGCCCAAGCCACTCCCCCAGCAGTGACCCCAACCCCTCCTGTCTTAAATCCGCCAACTTTTCCCATGTCCACCTATAGGAACTGTGGCACTCCAGACGGCGTACCCAATCACGACTCAGTGACAG ACTCTCCACCCTACCTGTCCCTGCTGGCGCTCTTCATCACCCTGGGTGTGATAGCTGGTTTGGTCCTGCTGTGTTGGTGCTGCTGGTCTCCAGGCTGGTTCCTCTGGAGGATCATTGTCTGCCACTTCCTACCCTGCTGTAACTCAGCCTGTGCCTTCTGCAAGCTCTGTGCCCGAAGCTGTTCCCAGAACAAGGAGCACCGACTGGCTAAAGTTTCACCACAAGGACAGGTCACAACCAACAATGCCGCCATGGCCACCCTCACCACAGCCACGGCTAGCGCCACTACTGTCGCTGTGTAG
- the LOC139536098 gene encoding low-density lipoprotein receptor class A domain-containing protein 2-like isoform X2, which produces MVNKGNKLQSLSKGFVLLSIMTLKTNAIETVNVVDFCGQNIRGNGMIVNSHQESKKYYFVTMGTDCHFTMQAASPKDKVQFHFRFFLVYSLLRLAPQSPTSLFPESPRDLRLEPSNPVVEPRDPCHAGSYIQFYDGRDKNSPPIGPPLCGKSPPRPVLSTGNHLTLRLVTRGTQPRVDFVGDFTSFRLGFNQSACSGEPYFPCRNGKCIPMSLVCDDKGIDNCGDGSDLEDNLPSGCKGHLGQLAPAQATPPAVTPTPPVLNPPTFPMSTYRNCGTPDGVPNHDSVTDSPPYLSLLALFITLGVIAGLVLLCWCCWSPGWFLWRIIVCHFLPCCNSACAFCKLCARSCSQNKEHRLAKVSPQGQVTTNNAAMATLTTATASATTVAV; this is translated from the exons TCAACGTGGTGGACTTCTGTGGCCAGAACATCCGGGGCAACGGGATGATTGTCAACTCACACCAGGAGTCCAAGAAGTACTACTTTGTCACCATGGGAACAGACTGCCACTTCACTATGCAGGCTGCCTCCCCCAAGGACAAG GTACAGTTCCACTTCCGCTTCTTCCTGGTCTACAGCCTGCTTCGTTTAGCACCCCAAAGTCCCACCTCCTTGTTCCCTGAGTCCCCCCGGGACCTCCGATTAGAGCCTTCGAATCCAGTGGTGGAGCCAAGGGACCCGTGTCATGCGGGGTCATACATTCAGTTCTATGATGGGCGGGACAAGAACTCGCCTCCAATTGGGCCACCGCTGTGTGGGAAGAGCCCACCCCGTCCGGTGCTGTCCACAGGGAATCACTTGACCCTGCGTCTGGTAACCCGCGGTACCCAGCCAAGAGTGGACTTTGTGGGGGACTTTACCTCCTTCAGACTGG GTTTTAACCAATCCGCGTGCAGCGGCGAACCTTATTTCCCGTGTCGCAATGGGAAGTGTATCCCCATGAGTCTGGTGTGTGACGACAAGGGCATTGATAACTGTGGGGACGGGAGTGACCTAGAGGATAACCTGCCCTCAGGGTGCAAAGGTCACTTAG gtcAGCTGGCTCCAGCCCAAGCCACTCCCCCAGCAGTGACCCCAACCCCTCCTGTCTTAAATCCGCCAACTTTTCCCATGTCCACCTATAGGAACTGTGGCACTCCAGACGGCGTACCCAATCACGACTCAGTGACAG ACTCTCCACCCTACCTGTCCCTGCTGGCGCTCTTCATCACCCTGGGTGTGATAGCTGGTTTGGTCCTGCTGTGTTGGTGCTGCTGGTCTCCAGGCTGGTTCCTCTGGAGGATCATTGTCTGCCACTTCCTACCCTGCTGTAACTCAGCCTGTGCCTTCTGCAAGCTCTGTGCCCGAAGCTGTTCCCAGAACAAGGAGCACCGACTGGCTAAAGTTTCACCACAAGGACAGGTCACAACCAACAATGCCGCCATGGCCACCCTCACCACAGCCACGGCTAGCGCCACTACTGTCGCTGTGTAG
- the LOC139536098 gene encoding low-density lipoprotein receptor class A domain-containing protein 2-like isoform X1: MVNKGNKLQSLSKGFVLLSIMTLKTNAIETVNVVDFCGQNIRGNGMIVNSHQESKKYYFVTMGTDCHFTMQAASPKDKVQFHFRFFLVYSLLRLAPQSPTSLFPESPRDLRLEPSNPVVEPRDPCHAGSYIQFYDGRDKNSPPIGPPLCGKSPPRPVLSTGNHLTLRLVTRGTQPRVDFVGDFTSFRLGFNQSACSGEPYFPCRNGKCIPMSLVCDDKGIDNCGDGSDLEDNLPSGCKGHLAGQLAPAQATPPAVTPTPPVLNPPTFPMSTYRNCGTPDGVPNHDSVTDSPPYLSLLALFITLGVIAGLVLLCWCCWSPGWFLWRIIVCHFLPCCNSACAFCKLCARSCSQNKEHRLAKVSPQGQVTTNNAAMATLTTATASATTVAV; encoded by the exons TCAACGTGGTGGACTTCTGTGGCCAGAACATCCGGGGCAACGGGATGATTGTCAACTCACACCAGGAGTCCAAGAAGTACTACTTTGTCACCATGGGAACAGACTGCCACTTCACTATGCAGGCTGCCTCCCCCAAGGACAAG GTACAGTTCCACTTCCGCTTCTTCCTGGTCTACAGCCTGCTTCGTTTAGCACCCCAAAGTCCCACCTCCTTGTTCCCTGAGTCCCCCCGGGACCTCCGATTAGAGCCTTCGAATCCAGTGGTGGAGCCAAGGGACCCGTGTCATGCGGGGTCATACATTCAGTTCTATGATGGGCGGGACAAGAACTCGCCTCCAATTGGGCCACCGCTGTGTGGGAAGAGCCCACCCCGTCCGGTGCTGTCCACAGGGAATCACTTGACCCTGCGTCTGGTAACCCGCGGTACCCAGCCAAGAGTGGACTTTGTGGGGGACTTTACCTCCTTCAGACTGG GTTTTAACCAATCCGCGTGCAGCGGCGAACCTTATTTCCCGTGTCGCAATGGGAAGTGTATCCCCATGAGTCTGGTGTGTGACGACAAGGGCATTGATAACTGTGGGGACGGGAGTGACCTAGAGGATAACCTGCCCTCAGGGTGCAAAGGTCACTTAG caggtcAGCTGGCTCCAGCCCAAGCCACTCCCCCAGCAGTGACCCCAACCCCTCCTGTCTTAAATCCGCCAACTTTTCCCATGTCCACCTATAGGAACTGTGGCACTCCAGACGGCGTACCCAATCACGACTCAGTGACAG ACTCTCCACCCTACCTGTCCCTGCTGGCGCTCTTCATCACCCTGGGTGTGATAGCTGGTTTGGTCCTGCTGTGTTGGTGCTGCTGGTCTCCAGGCTGGTTCCTCTGGAGGATCATTGTCTGCCACTTCCTACCCTGCTGTAACTCAGCCTGTGCCTTCTGCAAGCTCTGTGCCCGAAGCTGTTCCCAGAACAAGGAGCACCGACTGGCTAAAGTTTCACCACAAGGACAGGTCACAACCAACAATGCCGCCATGGCCACCCTCACCACAGCCACGGCTAGCGCCACTACTGTCGCTGTGTAG